Below is a window of Pyxidicoccus xibeiensis DNA.
CTTCTGGATGAAGGCATTCGCGCCGGCCTCGTGGCCCTTCTGTCGCAGGTCGGCGTTCTTCTCCGCCGTCAGCAGCAGGATGGGGACGGAGCGCACCTGCGGCATCGCGCTGGCGCGCACCTCCTTCACGAAGGTGATGCCATCCATCCCCGGCATGTTGATGTCGGCGATGACCAGGCTCACCGGGACGAGGCGGAGGATCTGCAGCGCCCGGGTTGCATCATCCGCCTCCACGGTCGAGACCTTGAGGTTCATCAGGTAGATCTTGACGATGTTGCGGACCGTCGGGCTGTCATCCACCAGCAAGACGTTGGTGCTCTGGGTGGTCACTGGGATACGGCTCCTACGCAGGCCCGCGCTGTGCGGGAAGCCCCTGCGAATGTTCAGGACTCTACCGTGAGGGCTCCCACGGGAGAAAGCGGGGCAGATCCGGCCCGGTATGGTACCGGGCAAGCAGGTGCCGGGTGACCCGGGCGCAATTCCCGGGGCTCCGGAATGATGGGGAACTGGAGCCTACTCGCTCGCCGGTTTGGAGGCACCCGTGGGGGTCTCCGCGGCGTCGGCGGTGTAGTCCACCGGAGGCGCACCTACGGCGTGGTAGCCACCATCCACGTGAATCATCTCACCCGTGGTGGAAGGCAGCCAGTCGGACAGGAGCGCACAGGCCGTCCGGGCGAC
It encodes the following:
- a CDS encoding response regulator, translating into MTTQSTNVLLVDDSPTVRNIVKIYLMNLKVSTVEADDATRALQILRLVPVSLVIADINMPGMDGITFVKEVRASAMPQVRSVPILLLTAEKNADLRQKGHEAGANAFIQKPVSHHELTETVRQFLSKA